The following coding sequences are from one Parabacteroides pacaensis window:
- a CDS encoding V-type ATP synthase subunit I, producing MITKMKKFTFLVYYKDYDQFLQEIRDLGVVHIQEKMQGTPENADLQESIRLSNRITAVQKVLHNLGVKPTEQTGDPAKGFKALNEVEELLNEKARLGQQLQGYAKERAAQEAWGDFDPASVKRLEEAGYQVHFYISPQSAFREEWREEYNAIVVSNINSKIYFITITRPEEVPALDVETVKLPVYSLGKLNSLYESTQEEINNIDKKLVSIAENDSLSLEAAQRQNNAGIEWSKVKLNTETTVDDKLMLLQGWAPADKVKEIVDYLQKEDVYFEVADPTPEDNVPIELNNKGFFKLFEPIMRLYMLPKYNELDLTPFFAPFFMVFFGLSLGDSGYGLFMVLGVTIYRLVTKKISPSMKPILTLVQILGTATFFTGLLTGNFFGFNLYGNDIPFFRKMRDLLFLDNQWMFNLALILGAIQIIFGMILKAVNQTIQFGFKYSISTIGWIILLVSFAFAFLLPSILPMGGTAHLVILGLAAVMIFFFNSPGKNIFMNVGLGLWDSYNMATGLLGDILSYVRLFALGLSGGILASVFNSLAAGMSPDNKILGPIIFVLIFLVGHSINMFMNILGAMVHPMRLTFVEFFKNSGYQGGGKEYKPFKKQEIESIKN from the coding sequence ATGATTACGAAAATGAAGAAGTTTACTTTTCTTGTTTATTATAAGGATTATGACCAGTTTCTGCAGGAAATCCGGGATCTGGGAGTAGTACATATCCAGGAAAAGATGCAAGGTACGCCGGAAAATGCGGATTTGCAGGAAAGTATCCGTCTTTCTAACCGGATTACTGCCGTACAGAAAGTATTACATAATTTGGGTGTAAAGCCCACCGAACAAACGGGTGATCCGGCGAAGGGCTTTAAAGCCTTAAACGAGGTAGAAGAGTTGTTGAATGAGAAAGCCCGTTTAGGTCAGCAACTTCAAGGATATGCTAAGGAACGGGCTGCACAGGAAGCTTGGGGCGATTTCGATCCGGCGAGTGTTAAACGTTTGGAAGAAGCGGGTTACCAGGTACACTTTTATATTAGTCCGCAAAGTGCTTTTCGCGAAGAGTGGAGAGAAGAGTATAATGCTATCGTGGTGAGTAATATTAATTCGAAAATTTATTTTATTACGATCACACGTCCGGAGGAAGTGCCAGCATTAGATGTAGAGACCGTTAAATTACCTGTTTATTCTTTGGGGAAATTAAATTCTTTATATGAGAGTACCCAGGAGGAAATAAATAATATCGATAAAAAACTGGTTTCTATTGCTGAGAATGACAGTCTTTCATTAGAGGCAGCCCAAAGGCAAAACAATGCTGGTATTGAATGGTCGAAGGTAAAACTTAATACCGAAACAACGGTAGATGACAAATTAATGTTATTGCAAGGTTGGGCTCCGGCTGATAAGGTAAAAGAAATTGTCGATTATTTGCAGAAAGAGGATGTGTACTTTGAAGTAGCCGATCCGACTCCGGAAGATAATGTACCTATAGAACTGAATAATAAAGGTTTCTTTAAGCTTTTTGAACCGATTATGCGTCTCTATATGTTACCGAAATATAATGAACTGGATTTAACTCCGTTCTTTGCACCTTTCTTTATGGTGTTTTTCGGTTTGTCTTTAGGAGATTCAGGATATGGTTTATTTATGGTATTGGGGGTAACTATTTACCGCTTGGTAACAAAAAAGATAAGTCCCTCCATGAAGCCCATCCTTACGTTGGTCCAAATTTTGGGAACCGCTACTTTCTTTACCGGTTTATTGACGGGTAATTTCTTTGGTTTCAATTTATATGGAAATGATATTCCCTTCTTCCGGAAAATGAGGGATTTATTATTCTTGGATAATCAATGGATGTTTAACCTGGCATTGATATTAGGAGCTATTCAGATTATTTTCGGTATGATATTGAAAGCGGTTAACCAGACTATTCAATTCGGGTTCAAATATTCCATATCGACAATCGGTTGGATTATTTTGCTGGTAAGCTTTGCTTTTGCATTTTTACTGCCTTCTATCTTGCCGATGGGAGGGACGGCGCATTTGGTAATATTGGGACTTGCTGCGGTAATGATCTTCTTTTTCAATAGCCCGGGGAAAAACATATTTATGAATGTTGGTCTTGGATTATGGGATTCATACAATATGGCTACCGGTTTATTGGGAGATATTCTATCGTATGTACGGTTATTCGCTCTTGGATTATCAGGAGGTATTCTGGCAAGTGTGTTTAATAGCCTGGCAGCAGGAATGAGTCCGGATAATAAAATCTTAGGGCCTATTATATTTGTACTTATTTTCCTTGTGGGACATTCTATTAATATGTTTATGAATATCCTCGGAGCTATGGTGCACCCCATGCGTCTTACCTTTGTAGAGTTCTTTAAGAATTCCGGTTATCAAGGAGGTGGAAAGGAATATAAGCCTTTTAAAAAACAAGAAATAGAAAGTATTAAGAATTAA
- a CDS encoding V-type ATP synthase subunit K — translation MEMNLLLAYIGIGIMVGLSGIGSAFGVTIAGNAAIGALKKVDGAFGNFLVLTALPGTQGLYGFAGYFMFQSIFNVLDSSITAIQAAAVLGSGIALGVVALFSAIRQGQVCANGIAAIGQGHKVFGNTLILAVFPELYAIVALAATFLMGQALAA, via the coding sequence ATGGAAATGAATTTATTGCTTGCCTATATCGGCATCGGAATTATGGTTGGTTTATCGGGTATCGGAAGTGCGTTTGGAGTAACTATTGCCGGCAATGCCGCTATAGGCGCGTTGAAAAAAGTAGATGGTGCATTCGGTAACTTCCTTGTATTAACGGCTCTTCCCGGTACACAAGGTTTGTATGGATTTGCGGGATATTTTATGTTTCAGAGTATATTTAATGTATTGGATTCTTCCATTACGGCAATACAAGCTGCTGCTGTATTAGGTTCGGGTATCGCATTAGGTGTCGTGGCTTTGTTTTCTGCCATCCGCCAGGGTCAGGTTTGTGCAAATGGTATTGCTGCTATTGGTCAGGGACACAAAGTTTTTGGTAATACCTTGATTCTTGCTGTATTCCCGGAACTTTATGCTATTGTAGCTTTAGCGGCTACTTTCTTGATGGGTCAGGCATTAGCTGCATAG
- a CDS encoding S9 family peptidase, protein MKKSIGTMIMASSVLLGACCNEEVKKADSQEGTLIERSNVKVTDGLLTPEILYSLARISDAQLSPDGKKVLYGVTFISIEQNKGNRELFVMNIDGSNKSQITKTPKSEQNAVWLNGGKQIAFLYNDSGTSQIWVMDADGSNRRQVSNYAGGINAFSLSPDEKNILFISDIKFGKRTADVYPDLPKATGRIITDLMYKHWNEWVETVPHPFVASFNGEEVGEATDLLAGEPYECPMKPNSGMEDLAWSPDSKSIAYACRKKIGMDYALSTNSDIYLYNIDTKTTRNLTEGMMGYDTYPVFSPDGQSIAWISQERDGYESDKKRLFTLNLSNGEKQYLTVDFDYNVDAINWQEDGNSLYFIACKEAVTHIWEIGVTDKKIRQITTGQYDYNSFSNVAGNMVALRCSLVDPVEIYRIDTQTGEAKEISFENKAIMDQITRAKVEPRWIQTTDNKQMLTWVVYPPHFDPNKKYPALLYCQGGPQSTVSQFWSYRWNLSLMASNGYIIVAPNRRGLPGFGQEWLEQISGDYGGQNMKDYFSAIDELAKEPYVDETRLGATGASYGGFSIYWLAGHHNKRFKAFMAHAGIFNLEQQYLETEEMWFANWDMGGAYWDKSNAVAQRTFENSPHLFIDKWDTPILVSHGELDYRILASQGMSAFNAAKLRGIPAELLIYPDECHWIAQPQNGVLFQRVFFSWFDKWLK, encoded by the coding sequence ATGAAAAAATCTATTGGAACAATGATTATGGCTTCATCTGTATTATTGGGTGCTTGTTGCAATGAGGAGGTAAAAAAGGCTGATTCACAGGAAGGTACTCTTATTGAAAGAAGTAATGTAAAAGTTACGGATGGCCTGTTAACGCCAGAAATTTTGTATAGTCTAGCTCGCATTAGTGATGCACAACTTTCGCCGGACGGAAAGAAGGTATTGTATGGAGTTACCTTTATCAGCATTGAACAAAATAAAGGTAACCGTGAATTATTTGTAATGAATATAGACGGGTCTAACAAATCCCAGATTACAAAAACTCCTAAAAGCGAACAAAATGCTGTTTGGCTAAACGGAGGAAAGCAGATTGCTTTTTTATATAATGACTCCGGAACTTCTCAAATATGGGTAATGGATGCCGACGGTTCGAATCGCCGGCAAGTAAGTAATTATGCAGGTGGTATTAATGCATTCTCTTTGTCTCCGGATGAAAAGAATATCCTTTTTATAAGTGATATTAAATTCGGTAAACGGACTGCCGATGTATATCCAGACTTACCTAAAGCTACAGGACGTATTATTACTGATTTGATGTATAAGCATTGGAACGAATGGGTTGAAACAGTTCCCCATCCGTTTGTTGCTTCGTTTAACGGGGAAGAAGTGGGTGAAGCTACAGACTTATTAGCCGGAGAGCCATATGAATGTCCGATGAAGCCTAATAGCGGCATGGAAGACCTTGCTTGGAGTCCTGATAGCAAAAGTATTGCATATGCTTGCCGGAAGAAGATAGGAATGGACTATGCCCTTTCTACTAATTCCGACATTTATTTATATAATATAGATACAAAGACCACCCGGAACCTAACGGAGGGAATGATGGGTTATGATACTTATCCCGTTTTTTCACCGGATGGACAGTCTATCGCTTGGATCAGCCAAGAACGGGACGGATACGAATCGGATAAAAAACGATTGTTTACTTTGAATCTGTCTAACGGCGAAAAACAATATCTTACTGTCGATTTCGATTATAATGTAGATGCAATCAATTGGCAGGAGGATGGTAATTCTCTTTATTTCATTGCCTGTAAAGAAGCTGTAACTCATATCTGGGAAATCGGCGTAACAGATAAGAAGATTCGCCAGATTACTACGGGGCAGTATGATTACAATAGTTTTTCGAATGTAGCCGGTAATATGGTAGCCTTACGTTGTTCGCTCGTAGATCCGGTGGAAATATACCGTATCGATACTCAAACAGGAGAAGCAAAAGAAATCAGTTTCGAGAACAAGGCTATTATGGACCAGATTACACGGGCTAAAGTAGAACCTCGCTGGATCCAGACAACGGATAACAAACAAATGCTTACCTGGGTCGTTTATCCACCTCATTTCGACCCGAATAAAAAATATCCGGCATTGCTTTATTGCCAGGGAGGACCCCAAAGTACGGTAAGCCAGTTCTGGTCTTATCGTTGGAATTTGTCATTGATGGCTTCGAACGGATATATTATTGTAGCCCCTAACCGTAGAGGATTACCTGGGTTCGGTCAAGAATGGCTAGAACAGATTAGCGGTGATTATGGCGGGCAGAATATGAAGGACTACTTTTCTGCTATCGATGAATTGGCTAAAGAGCCTTATGTAGATGAAACTCGTTTGGGTGCTACCGGAGCTAGTTATGGGGGCTTCTCTATTTATTGGTTGGCGGGGCATCATAATAAACGTTTCAAAGCATTTATGGCTCATGCCGGCATTTTTAATCTGGAACAGCAATACCTGGAAACCGAAGAGATGTGGTTTGCTAATTGGGATATGGGTGGTGCTTACTGGGACAAGAGTAATGCCGTAGCGCAACGGACTTTTGAAAATTCTCCCCATTTGTTTATTGATAAATGGGATACTCCTATTCTTGTTTCCCATGGTGAACTAGATTATCGTATTCTGGCCTCACAAGGTATGAGTGCTTTCAATGCGGCCAAACTCCGGGGTATTCCCGCCGAACTATTAATCTATCCGGATGAATGCCATTGGATTGCTCAGCCTCAAAACGGAGTTCTTTTCCAACGGGTATTCTTTAGTTGGTTTGATAAATGGTTGAAATAG
- a CDS encoding SPOR domain-containing protein, with protein sequence MNKIWLFGAAICLVLAFGSCKPKQSAYKAAYEQAKEKEMASAPVVEEEQVEEEVIAPVSKPRTSSAAVRQEKVTAVMGEDANGLKQYSVVIGSFKNKTNATSLKERMQKDGYNPILAQNDKGMYRVIVTSFEYKADAADSRDAIKVKYAPNFQDAWILQRQY encoded by the coding sequence ATGAACAAGATTTGGTTATTCGGAGCTGCTATATGTTTAGTATTAGCTTTTGGCTCATGTAAGCCGAAACAAAGTGCTTATAAAGCAGCCTATGAACAGGCAAAAGAGAAAGAAATGGCTTCGGCTCCCGTAGTGGAAGAAGAACAAGTAGAAGAGGAAGTTATTGCTCCGGTTTCAAAACCGAGAACATCCAGTGCTGCCGTACGTCAGGAAAAAGTAACAGCCGTAATGGGAGAAGATGCTAACGGTTTAAAACAATACAGCGTAGTAATTGGCAGTTTTAAAAATAAAACGAATGCAACCTCTTTAAAAGAACGGATGCAAAAAGACGGGTATAATCCTATTTTAGCGCAAAATGACAAAGGAATGTATCGCGTAATTGTTACCAGTTTTGAGTATAAAGCGGACGCTGCAGATAGTAGAGATGCTATTAAAGTAAAATATGCTCCTAATTTCCAAGATGCTTGGATTTTACAACGTCAATATTAA
- a CDS encoding winged helix-turn-helix domain-containing protein — translation MKASIVIMNDGKNKSEDEEMKMGEVDEFREIAYGIQYIGKGEYKIGEFVFNPKHASLTKDGKTNYIRNQEAVLLHMFIETYRNFLRREEIIEQFWEQDIHDTKSCNNRLNMTITRLRNYLREDSRIKILCNSKVGYVLLVKE, via the coding sequence ATGAAAGCAAGCATAGTAATTATGAATGATGGAAAAAACAAGAGTGAAGATGAGGAAATGAAAATGGGAGAAGTTGATGAATTTAGAGAAATTGCCTATGGCATACAGTACATCGGAAAAGGAGAATATAAAATCGGTGAATTTGTTTTTAATCCCAAACATGCTAGTTTGACAAAAGATGGAAAAACAAATTATATCAGAAACCAGGAAGCAGTATTATTGCATATGTTTATAGAAACTTATCGTAATTTCCTGCGGAGAGAAGAAATTATTGAACAATTCTGGGAACAGGATATTCACGATACGAAAAGCTGCAATAACCGTTTAAATATGACAATCACTCGTTTACGAAATTATTTAAGAGAAGATTCTCGTATTAAAATATTGTGTAATAGCAAAGTAGGATATGTTTTGCTTGTTAAAGAATAG
- a CDS encoding YgiQ family radical SAM protein yields the protein MKQYKLQDWLPTTKKEVELRGWDCLDVILFSGDAYVDHPSFGAAVIGRILEAEGLRVAIVPQPNWRDDLRDFKKLGRPRLFFGVSPGAMDSMINHYTANKRLRSDDAYTPDRRAGMRPDYPSIVYTEILKKLYPDVPIVLGGIEASLRRLTHYDYWQDRLRPGILVDSSADLLIYGMGEKPIRELIKRLKSGIPFQEIKEIRQTAFLTDIDSIPDRPEEGQDIRLFSHEECLKDKLKQAKNFKCIEEESNKYQASRIIQQVSEKAIVVNPPFPPMTSEELDASYDLPYTRLPHPKYKGKVIPAYEMIKFSVNIHRGCFGGCAFCTISAHQGKFITSRSKASILKEIKAITEMDDFKGYLSDLGGPSANMYQMKGKDESICRKCKKPSCISPAICKNLNADHTPMLDLYKEVDRLPGIKKSFIGSGVRYDLLLNRYADDTLNKAAREYTKELILNHVSGRLKVAPEHTSEPVLRLMRKPSFSQFEQFKRIFDKINKENGLNQQLIPYFISSHPGCKETDMAELAVITKRLHFQLEQIQDFTPTPMTVSTETYYTGFHPYTLEKVFTARTKEQKLAQRQFFFWYQKEYRKQIVQELKKIGRQDLIDKLF from the coding sequence ATGAAACAATATAAACTTCAAGACTGGTTGCCTACTACCAAAAAGGAAGTAGAATTACGTGGATGGGATTGTTTAGATGTCATCCTTTTCAGTGGTGATGCGTATGTAGACCATCCGTCGTTCGGTGCTGCCGTGATTGGCCGGATATTGGAAGCTGAAGGATTACGGGTAGCCATTGTTCCGCAACCTAATTGGCGGGACGATTTACGGGATTTTAAAAAGTTGGGACGTCCTCGTCTTTTCTTTGGCGTCTCACCGGGTGCTATGGATTCCATGATTAATCACTACACGGCAAACAAACGGCTACGTTCCGACGATGCTTATACCCCTGACCGCCGTGCCGGTATGCGTCCGGATTATCCCAGTATTGTTTATACGGAAATATTAAAAAAGTTATATCCTGACGTACCGATAGTATTAGGTGGCATAGAAGCTTCTTTAAGAAGGCTTACTCATTATGATTATTGGCAAGACAGATTACGGCCCGGTATTTTGGTAGATAGCTCGGCGGATTTGCTTATTTATGGTATGGGAGAAAAACCGATCCGGGAATTAATAAAACGTCTGAAAAGCGGAATCCCATTCCAGGAAATAAAGGAGATCCGGCAAACTGCTTTTCTTACAGACATAGATTCGATTCCGGATAGGCCGGAAGAAGGACAGGATATCCGTTTATTCAGTCATGAAGAGTGCCTAAAGGATAAACTAAAACAGGCAAAAAACTTCAAATGTATAGAGGAAGAATCGAATAAGTATCAAGCCTCCCGAATTATCCAACAGGTAAGTGAAAAGGCAATTGTGGTAAATCCTCCTTTTCCACCTATGACGAGCGAGGAGCTAGATGCCTCCTACGACTTACCTTATACCCGGTTGCCGCATCCCAAATATAAAGGAAAAGTAATTCCCGCTTATGAAATGATTAAGTTTTCGGTGAATATCCATAGAGGATGTTTCGGAGGCTGTGCATTCTGTACAATTTCGGCTCACCAAGGCAAGTTTATTACTTCCCGAAGTAAAGCATCTATTCTAAAAGAAATAAAGGCGATTACTGAGATGGATGACTTTAAAGGTTATCTTAGTGACCTAGGTGGTCCATCTGCTAATATGTACCAAATGAAAGGGAAAGATGAAAGTATTTGCCGGAAATGCAAAAAGCCTTCTTGTATTTCTCCTGCTATTTGTAAAAACTTAAATGCGGACCACACGCCTATGCTAGATCTTTATAAGGAAGTAGACCGTTTGCCTGGTATTAAAAAATCATTTATCGGAAGCGGGGTACGTTACGATTTGTTGCTTAACCGTTATGCTGATGATACTTTAAATAAGGCAGCCCGGGAGTACACAAAAGAACTCATCCTTAATCATGTTTCAGGCCGCTTAAAAGTAGCTCCCGAACATACGTCGGAGCCTGTTTTAAGATTAATGAGAAAGCCGTCCTTTTCTCAGTTCGAGCAATTCAAACGTATATTCGATAAAATCAATAAGGAAAACGGATTGAACCAGCAACTTATTCCTTATTTCATTTCCAGTCATCCAGGCTGTAAGGAAACAGATATGGCCGAATTAGCTGTAATTACCAAACGTCTCCATTTCCAATTGGAACAAATACAAGATTTTACCCCTACCCCAATGACAGTTTCTACGGAAACTTATTATACCGGGTTTCATCCTTATACTTTAGAAAAAGTTTTTACGGCCCGTACGAAGGAGCAAAAGTTAGCCCAACGACAATTCTTTTTTTGGTATCAAAAAGAATATCGAAAACAAATTGTACAAGAGCTCAAGAAAATAGGGAGACAAGATTTAATTGATAAATTATTCTAA
- a CDS encoding DNA recombination protein RmuC, with protein sequence MEHIIIGLLLIIIVLQLILISRRHNAKKDMQQVLDELHHGFERIEKNFREDFRLNREESRIMAKETREQQALSMSEFRDVFDRNVASLNNLQRERFTQLDERQRRLIDSTERRLEDIRITVDEKLQKTLNERISQSFRMVTEQLESVQKGLGEMQSLAQDVGGLKRVLSNVKTRGTMGEIQLSMLLEQILAPEQYDCNVKTNLASNDLVEFAIKLPGRDDIHDFIYLPIDAKFPKDVYEQMLSAYDTGDKAIIDSSTRVLETTIKKMAKDIADKYLAPPETTDFGIMFLPFEGIYAEVVRNSSLLDELQRTYKVVVTGPTTLAAILNSLQMGFRTLAIQKHSGEVWSILGAVKKEFENFGGMLEKAQKNLQTASSQLDEVMGKRTRAIQRKLKEVDTLTEKEARAILPEIDLFTDDDADEPLQQ encoded by the coding sequence ATGGAGCACATTATTATTGGTTTACTATTAATTATTATCGTATTACAACTTATTCTGATCTCTAGGAGGCATAATGCAAAAAAAGATATGCAACAGGTACTGGATGAATTACATCATGGGTTTGAAAGAATTGAAAAGAATTTCCGGGAAGATTTCAGGTTGAATCGCGAAGAAAGCCGTATCATGGCAAAGGAAACTCGCGAACAACAAGCGCTTTCCATGAGTGAGTTCCGTGACGTATTCGATCGGAATGTTGCCTCCCTTAATAATTTACAGCGGGAAAGGTTTACTCAGCTTGACGAACGGCAGCGTAGGTTGATTGATAGCACGGAAAGAAGATTGGAAGATATTCGTATCACTGTAGATGAAAAGTTACAGAAAACGCTAAATGAACGAATCAGCCAGTCGTTCCGTATGGTAACCGAACAATTGGAGAGTGTCCAGAAAGGTCTAGGGGAAATGCAATCGTTAGCCCAAGATGTAGGAGGTTTGAAACGGGTACTGAGTAATGTAAAAACACGAGGTACGATGGGCGAAATACAACTTAGCATGTTGCTGGAGCAAATTCTGGCTCCTGAACAATATGATTGTAATGTAAAAACCAACTTAGCCAGTAATGACCTGGTTGAATTTGCAATTAAACTTCCCGGCCGGGATGATATACATGATTTTATCTATCTTCCCATAGATGCTAAGTTTCCAAAAGATGTGTATGAACAAATGCTTTCTGCTTACGATACAGGCGATAAAGCTATTATCGATTCGTCTACCCGTGTTCTGGAGACTACGATAAAAAAGATGGCAAAAGATATTGCAGACAAATATCTGGCTCCTCCCGAAACTACGGATTTCGGTATTATGTTTCTTCCCTTCGAAGGAATTTATGCGGAAGTAGTGCGTAATTCTTCTTTATTAGATGAGTTACAACGTACTTATAAAGTAGTAGTGACAGGCCCTACTACCCTGGCGGCAATTCTAAATAGTTTACAGATGGGTTTCCGTACTTTGGCTATTCAAAAACATTCAGGAGAAGTATGGAGTATTTTAGGAGCTGTAAAAAAAGAATTTGAGAACTTCGGCGGTATGTTGGAAAAAGCCCAGAAAAACCTACAAACGGCAAGTTCGCAATTAGATGAAGTAATGGGAAAGCGTACACGTGCCATCCAACGCAAATTGAAAGAGGTAGATACACTTACCGAAAAGGAAGCACGAGCCATCTTACCGGAAATAGACTTGTTTACAGATGATGATGCCGACGAACCTTTACAACAGTAA
- the tpx gene encoding thiol peroxidase, whose product MATITLKGNEIHTNGELPEVGTEAPNFVGVKSDLSEVELNNFKGKKVILNIFPSLDTDVCASSVRRFNKEAASLPNTVVLAISKDLPFAQGRFCTVQGIDNVMPLSVFRCPCMDQYGVTITDGPLKGLLARAVVVIDEDGKVIYTELVPEIAQEPNYEAAIASINR is encoded by the coding sequence ATGGCAACAATTACATTAAAAGGAAACGAAATTCACACCAATGGTGAATTACCCGAAGTAGGAACAGAGGCTCCAAACTTTGTAGGTGTGAAAAGTGATTTATCAGAAGTTGAATTGAACAATTTCAAGGGAAAAAAAGTTATATTGAATATCTTCCCAAGTTTGGATACCGATGTATGTGCATCCTCCGTAAGAAGATTCAACAAAGAGGCAGCTTCCCTACCCAATACGGTAGTGTTAGCCATCTCGAAAGATTTACCTTTTGCGCAAGGACGTTTCTGTACGGTACAAGGAATCGATAACGTAATGCCCCTCTCAGTATTCCGCTGTCCATGCATGGACCAATACGGAGTAACTATTACCGACGGACCGCTTAAAGGCTTATTAGCCCGCGCCGTGGTAGTGATTGACGAGGATGGGAAAGTTATTTATACCGAGCTGGTTCCGGAAATAGCGCAAGAACCGAACTACGAGGCTGCGATAGCTTCAATAAACAGATAG